DNA from Phragmites australis chromosome 16, lpPhrAust1.1, whole genome shotgun sequence:
TCGGTTTCATTAACTAGCTAACTATAATGCACAGTATAATACAACCAATTCATATGAAAACCAACTGCAATATAGAGAATTTTACTGTCAGTTTGTGAGTCAAACCGACTGTAGTACTTTGTTTAGTTCAATCGATTTTGTTAACTAACCAACTGTAATAAAGATTATTACAGTTAGTTCTTATAACCGACTACAATAGTTGCTGATTTTTAGAGTCCCTTTCTTGCAGACAGTTTGAAACCCGGTTGTGAAAATGGTTACGAACCAAttgtgaaaatgattttttagtGAGACTGATTCACGTAATGTTTATCCTATGGTTGTGGTTGCATCCGAGCTAATAaaattttatatctaaatatactaATAAATTTGTACTTTTGTTGAAACATTTCTTCAGAGAAATCTAgtaatatatatagtttttatatAGACAATCTCGATAAATATTGATATATTAATGGTCAAGCTACTAATAGTTTAACTGCACGgattctaaaaaataaatgaaaaagaatAGAGGGTGTAGTAGCTAAACCATTAGGTATTACAAAACAATCGTTCTAGTAAAAGGAAGCACAAAGAGTACGGAACAGAGCCCTATGTGTTAGGACTCTTGAATCCTGGCTTGGCCACTACTCGTCAGTTGAAATGTATTAGTCAACATTAAGTCAGAAGTCAAGTTGGAAACGGCACTTAAAGTTCCATCTTCCTCGCATGTGCTGCGGACTGGAAGATCAAGTTTTTTCAACAACGTAGCTTGAAGGAAGGTCCATTGCATGCTGTATTGTTGTATTCAACCCATATGTCTTGACTTTGAATCCTTGCAAGGCCACATTTGTGGTAAGAAGATTTTTACGGTACACCTAAATAAATGTATGTCGTCCATTTACTTCATTCGATGACTTAGATTGATCTAATGATACTGTTTCATCCACcagtatcattaaagagtatcatgagtatcataagggtataattgtaaaaaaataatgacaaacttgtaaattatatatttaattaaagGAGGTCAAAATATTAGTTGGAATGATCTATTTATCTAATGACTGATTTTAGAGGTAAAAATCGTACATAGTAGATCGGACTGGCATTAATCTCAGATCAACTGGCATTCATAAAAGTCTCCAAGCATGTGCCGTGGACCGGGAAATTGCATACTCGTAGTACAGCCGTCGTCGCTACCTGCATTCATGCACCATTGGACTACTATGCAATTTGTACCTGCATGCTGAGGCGCGGTTGCCGAGCAACGTAATTTTGCTGCTCTCCCTAGCCTATAAGTACCGCAATGCGACAGAGGTCagcaagaggaagaaaaaagaaaactaagaTCGATATCGACAAGATGGCGCTTACGTCTGCAGTTTGCTCCGTCAAGGATGTTCAGGGGCTGCCAAAGTCTCCGACCTTTCACCCAAGTCTGTGGGGTGATTTCTTCCTCACTTTCCAACCACCCACCGCGCATCAGGTAACATCGACATCAGAATGATGGTATATGACATTCTGATCCACAAAACTGACTGGTATACTTGCTTGTCATGTGCAGCGTGCATACATGGCAGAAAGAGCCGAAGTGTTAAAAGAACAAGTTAGGAAGATGCTGAAGGGCGCAAATGAAGTACCAAAAATACTGGATCTTGTAATCACACTGCAACGGCTTGGACTGGATAATCACTACGAGAATGAGATCGACGAGCTGTTAAACTTTGTTTACAATTCTGATTACGACGATAAAGATCTGCATTTAGTTTCACTGCGATTTTATCTTCTACGAAAGAACGGCTATCATGTGTCATCTGGTAAGGCCTTTTTGCTAGTAGGAAAAATGCTCAAAAGACAATCATAGAATACAGTTATTACTTACTACGTAAATTAAACCACAAAAAAGGGCACTGAAAAGTATATACTAAGAAGCTTTGAACGTTATTAACCAACATCATAATACTGTTTATCATGCTTTATTCTATTTTGATGTCCATGCTTCATTCGATGACTTCAGTGCCATTTTAGGGGTCATTCGTAAAAAGGATAAAGTGGTTTTTATTATCGACATGTAGATCTCTATGAATATGTATATCAGTATGTCCATAGCTACTATGCACTGATGTACCATCAGCTATATATTTTCAACTGCTCAAATCCCAAGATATGCAAGTTAAATTGAAGTCATGGTAAAATGTTCCCAGTCCAATAAAACCTTTGATGTGTGTTGTGTATTTGATTTGTGTACTTTGGAGCTAAACAACTAATATTCCTTATTTGCTTGACTTTGCAGATGTGTTTCTAAAGTTTAAAGATAAGGAAGGAAATTTTGTTGCTAATGATATAAAAAGTCTCTTGAGCTTATATAATGCAGCATACCTTAGGACACATGGGGAGAAAGTACTTGATGAAGCCATTATATTCACTAGAGGCCAACTTAAAGCTGCATTAGACTCTTTGGAATCGACATTAGCAGATGAAGTATCTCTTGCCCTTCAAACACCTCTCTTTCGAAGGGTTAGAATATTGGAAACAAGAAATTATATCCCAATTTACGAAAGGGAGGCTGCACGAAATGAGGTCATATTAGAGTTGGCAAAGTTCAATTTCAACCTTCTTCAACTTCTTTATTGTGAGGAGTTAAAAAAGGTCACACTGTAAGTTAATTTAAACTTTGAATTCTAAAATTCTCTTTAGTTAAGTCAATTACACAATATATTTACCTTTATGTCATCACAGGTGGTGGAAGCAGCTTAATGTTGAAACAAATTTATGTTTTATTCGAGATAGAATCGTGGAAATGCATTTCTGGATGACAGGAGCATGCCCTGAGCCCAAATATTCTCTTTCACGTGTTATACTCACGAAGATGACAGCCTATATCACCATACTAGATGACATAATGGATACCTACAGTACAACTGAGGAGGGAATGCTGCTTGTTGAGGCAATATACAGGTACGAGAGTCTCCTTTGTaatctaataatgatattttaattttatcttCTACCCCATCCTCACTGttaaatttatatgcatttattTGTCATTTGTTGCATATGAAAACATCTGTCATGGTGAGGGCTTCACAGGCAGCAGCAGATTAGATTGCCTCTTATTTAAGTATCTTAATATCTAGGTTAATTTAGGATATTATCTCTAGTAATTTGTTTATTTGGATAGGATTGTTATGAGTAGAGGTCTTAGGGGACAAGTCGAGTCAAGGCTACAAAATGCTAGACATTACATAATTGTTTGTCAAAACCAAGCGAGCAGTGGCAGAGCTTCAGGCCAAACGAAAGGTCCAAAACAAAAGGGTGAATGAGTAAGGAATTCAGGGAGCTCCATTATCTATAAATTAAAGACACTTGTTAGCCTATATAAAGCTAGCTCCATCCGTGCAACCACCAAGGATAAACTAGCCTTTCTCCTCACATCCAAGTCTCCTCCCTCATCTTTTACACGCCTTTTACCTTCTCCTTTATTGTTCCAAAGGGATCCTTCCTATCCCCTCCAGCTCGGGCCACTGCACCTTACATCCACATCTCTCACACAGCCTCGCACTCGAGAGCAAGACATGTAGGCGTAGCTTCCTAAGCTCTGCACCTCCCTTGCCTAATATTCCCCTCTCTTTTGGCAGAGatgcttctccctctccctgaAAATCATTCCCCTAGCTCCCCTGCACCACAACCAAGCCCACTGACAATGGGCTActctatattaaaaaaaaatcatatcattCATTAGTAATTACAAAAAATCTCATCAATGAAAATGTTTAAAGCAAATGATTGTAAGAGTTCCATATAAATTAGTTCTACTGttgctaaaaaatatatttctactACTAAAGAAAATAACAATTTTGGAATATAGATTCCCAacaacaaattttttttgattttgattCCAAACTTTGCATAAGACACACTTTAGCTATAAAATGTTTTCAATGGATTGTGAAATGCAGGTGTGAGGCGAACGCTACTGAACTACTTCCAGAATACATGAAGGATTTCTACTTGTACTTATTGAAGACATTTGATTTGTGTGAGGATGAACTAGGAGAAAACAAAAGCTATCGGGTGTTTTATCTCAAAGAATTGGCAAGTATTGTATTTGATGTTAATATCCATTGTAGACCTTTCTTCAAAAAATCAGTATGGCTTCACATTATTTGAACATATAATATGAATTCACATATTTGTACGTCTAATGCAGTTGAAGACGTTGGTCCGAGGATACTCTCAGGAGATAAAATGGCGTGATGAACATTATGTTCCAGAAACAATCAACGAACATCTAGAAATTTCAAGAACAACTGTCGGAGCTTTTCAACTAGCATGTTCTT
Protein-coding regions in this window:
- the LOC133894900 gene encoding beta-sesquiphellandrene synthase-like, encoding MALTSAVCSVKDVQGLPKSPTFHPSLWGDFFLTFQPPTAHQRAYMAERAEVLKEQVRKMLKGANEVPKILDLVITLQRLGLDNHYENEIDELLNFVYNSDYDDKDLHLVSLRFYLLRKNGYHVSSDVFLKFKDKEGNFVANDIKSLLSLYNAAYLRTHGEKVLDEAIIFTRGQLKAALDSLESTLADEVSLALQTPLFRRVRILETRNYIPIYEREAARNEVILELAKFNFNLLQLLYCEELKKVTLWWKQLNVETNLCFIRDRIVEMHFWMTGACPEPKYSLSRVILTKMTAYITILDDIMDTYSTTEEGMLLVEAIYRCEANATELLPEYMKDFYLYLLKTFDLCEDELGENKSYRVFYLKELLKTLVRGYSQEIKWRDEHYVPETINEHLEISRTTVGAFQLACSSFVGMGDIVTKETLDWLLTYPGLLKCFTTFVRLSNDIASTKREQIGGHHASTVQCYMLQHGTTMHNACEKIKELIEDSWKDMMKFYLTPTEQPKVVAQTVVDFARTGDYMYKKTDAFTFSHTIKDMIALLYVEPLF